A genomic segment from Pseudoalteromonas aliena SW19 encodes:
- a CDS encoding gamma-butyrobetaine hydroxylase-like domain-containing protein, with protein sequence MKHVTKIHYHSISKNVDIYFDDESKSVFSSEFLRVHSPSAEVQGHGSGPMKLVFNKQSVSINSIEPVGHYALRLGFDDGHNSGLFSWQYFAKLQEQQSALWDEYLQRINEHKNNKDSVPIKFIP encoded by the coding sequence ATGAAACACGTAACAAAAATACATTACCACAGCATAAGTAAAAACGTAGATATTTACTTTGATGACGAAAGCAAATCGGTATTTAGTAGTGAATTTTTACGCGTCCATTCTCCATCTGCTGAAGTACAAGGACATGGTTCAGGTCCGATGAAGTTAGTGTTTAATAAGCAATCTGTGAGTATTAACAGTATTGAACCCGTTGGGCACTATGCGCTTCGTTTAGGCTTTGATGATGGTCATAATAGTGGATTATTCAGCTGGCAATATTTTGCAAAACTACAAGAGCAGCAAAGCGCACTGTGGGATGAATATTTACAACGTATAAACGAGCATAAAAACAATAAAGATAGTGTGCCAATAAAGTTTATTCCTTAA
- a CDS encoding formimidoylglutamase: protein MTIQLKVYDESAVTALCSTRANEKKAWQTMALLDTQVNVQQALVDAAQFGIRYVLLGICEDIGPKANLGNGGANQAWSAFLKRFLNQPHNQFITTQKVLLLGEVNVDDLMAQSNLLDNQQTQQLTQLRALCQQLDERVESVLNLIFKAGLEPIIIGGGHNNCLGIIRALSKHKNTPINAINFDPHADFRECEGRHSGNGFRYAYNEKHLNNYHVIGLHELKNNQAIITAMNEANFKFNSYQAIQVKREITLTQAINNALNCFDEAPLGVEVDLDSITGMPVSAYTCCGFSVSDTEHFVHLAAKKRQSTYLHLCEAAPSQHPNGLDSGMQHCGQVITALVNSYIQSKESL, encoded by the coding sequence GTGACCATTCAATTAAAAGTATATGATGAAAGCGCGGTTACAGCACTTTGCTCTACCCGCGCAAACGAGAAAAAAGCTTGGCAAACAATGGCCTTGCTCGACACCCAAGTAAACGTACAACAAGCTCTTGTTGACGCTGCACAATTTGGTATTCGCTATGTTCTTCTTGGTATTTGCGAAGATATTGGCCCCAAAGCAAACTTAGGTAATGGCGGTGCAAATCAAGCATGGTCAGCATTTCTAAAACGCTTTTTAAACCAGCCTCATAATCAATTTATCACGACTCAAAAAGTACTTTTGTTGGGTGAAGTTAATGTTGATGATTTAATGGCGCAAAGTAATCTACTCGATAATCAACAAACTCAACAATTAACTCAGTTACGCGCTTTGTGCCAACAACTTGATGAACGCGTTGAATCTGTTTTGAATCTTATTTTTAAAGCAGGACTTGAACCCATAATAATTGGTGGCGGACACAACAACTGCTTGGGAATTATTCGAGCGCTGAGCAAGCATAAAAACACACCAATAAATGCGATAAACTTTGATCCCCATGCTGATTTTAGAGAGTGTGAAGGTCGCCATAGTGGCAATGGTTTTCGCTATGCATACAACGAAAAACATTTAAATAATTACCATGTTATTGGCTTACATGAGTTAAAGAACAACCAAGCAATTATTACAGCAATGAATGAAGCCAACTTTAAGTTTAATAGTTATCAAGCAATACAAGTTAAACGAGAGATTACTCTTACTCAAGCAATTAATAATGCACTAAATTGTTTTGATGAAGCACCGCTAGGTGTAGAAGTTGATTTAGATAGCATTACTGGTATGCCGGTTAGTGCTTATACATGCTGTGGATTTAGCGTCAGCGACACTGAACATTTTGTACATTTAGCAGCTAAAAAACGTCAATCTACATATTTACATTTATGTGAAGCGGCACCGAGTCAACACCCCAATGGACTAGATAGTGGAATGCAGCATTGTGGGCAAGTAATAACGGCACTCGTCAATAGCTACATACAATCTAAAGAGAGCCTTTAA
- the hslU gene encoding HslU--HslV peptidase ATPase subunit, which translates to MSAMTPREIVHELDQHIIGQANAKKAVAIALRNRWRRMQLNEDLRGEVTPKNILMIGPTGVGKTEIARRLAKLANAPFIKVEATKFTEVGYVGKEVDTIIRDLVDVSIKMTREQQTKKFKHLAEEAAEERILDALLPPVKDQYGETQRDDNSSTRQTFRKKLREGQLDDKEIEIDLAQTQPNVEIMAPPGMEDMTNQLQSMFQNMGGDKRTKRKLKIKEAFKLLTEEEAAKLVNPEELKEQAIFAVEQNGIVFIDEIDKICKRGDSSGPDVSREGVQRDLLPLIEGSTVNTKHGMVKTDHMLFIASGAFQMAKPSDMIPELQGRLPIRVELEALTADDFKRILTEPHASLTEQQRELLKTEQVTVEFSDDAIDRIAKAAWQVNEKTENIGARRLHTVMEKLMEEISYDASEKAGSSLTIDAAYVEKHLGALVEDEDLSRFIL; encoded by the coding sequence ATGTCTGCAATGACCCCAAGAGAAATTGTTCACGAACTAGATCAACACATTATTGGCCAAGCGAATGCAAAAAAAGCAGTGGCTATTGCACTTCGCAATCGCTGGCGCCGTATGCAACTTAATGAAGATTTACGTGGTGAAGTGACACCTAAAAACATTCTAATGATTGGCCCAACTGGCGTAGGTAAAACAGAAATTGCACGCCGTTTAGCAAAATTAGCGAATGCGCCATTCATTAAAGTAGAAGCGACAAAATTCACCGAAGTTGGCTATGTTGGTAAAGAAGTTGATACGATCATCCGTGATTTAGTCGACGTGTCGATTAAAATGACTCGTGAGCAGCAAACCAAAAAATTTAAACATCTCGCAGAAGAAGCGGCCGAAGAGCGTATTTTAGATGCCTTGCTTCCTCCTGTTAAAGATCAATACGGCGAAACACAGCGTGATGATAACTCCTCAACACGTCAAACGTTTCGTAAAAAACTACGTGAAGGCCAGCTAGATGATAAAGAAATTGAAATTGATTTAGCTCAAACACAGCCAAACGTAGAGATTATGGCGCCCCCTGGTATGGAAGATATGACCAACCAGCTGCAAAGCATGTTTCAAAACATGGGTGGCGACAAACGCACTAAACGTAAGCTAAAAATCAAAGAAGCCTTCAAACTATTAACGGAAGAAGAAGCCGCGAAATTAGTGAACCCTGAAGAGCTAAAAGAACAAGCTATTTTTGCAGTAGAACAAAATGGTATTGTGTTTATTGATGAAATAGACAAAATTTGTAAGCGTGGTGATTCTTCAGGTCCTGATGTTAGCCGTGAAGGTGTGCAGCGCGATTTACTGCCGCTTATTGAAGGTTCAACAGTAAACACTAAACACGGCATGGTTAAAACTGACCATATGTTGTTTATTGCCTCTGGTGCATTTCAAATGGCAAAACCATCTGACATGATCCCTGAGCTACAAGGTCGCCTGCCAATTCGTGTAGAGCTTGAAGCGCTTACTGCTGATGACTTCAAACGCATTCTCACAGAACCTCATGCATCGCTTACAGAGCAGCAACGAGAGCTTCTAAAAACTGAACAGGTAACTGTTGAGTTTAGTGATGATGCTATTGATCGTATTGCAAAAGCGGCATGGCAAGTTAACGAAAAAACTGAAAATATCGGTGCTCGCCGTTTGCATACTGTGATGGAAAAGTTAATGGAAGAGATTTCATACGACGCTTCTGAAAAAGCAGGCTCGTCACTTACTATTGACGCCGCTTATGTTGAAAAACACCTAGGTGCATTGGTTGAAGATGAAGACTTAAGTCGCTTCATTCTTTAA
- a CDS encoding SPOR domain-containing protein, which yields MAQHDYINKKPANRKNNKQAPAKKPFPIFLVSIALLLVGGFVYGLWFIKSNADPKLVEKQANPTTAEKKVEVVIPRTPAFIKEIRNHEIQVEVKQLEQKGPYVMQCGSFKTHAQAESLKAKIAFAGLISEIKQEGTWHKVRLGPYKTKRQAESDKNKLKRVNIVSCGIWNWT from the coding sequence ATGGCACAGCACGATTACATTAACAAAAAACCAGCAAACAGAAAAAACAATAAGCAAGCACCTGCGAAAAAACCATTTCCGATTTTTTTAGTGAGCATTGCTCTTTTACTTGTAGGCGGTTTCGTCTACGGGTTATGGTTTATTAAAAGTAACGCCGATCCTAAGCTGGTAGAAAAGCAGGCTAACCCGACGACAGCTGAAAAAAAAGTCGAAGTGGTTATCCCACGTACGCCCGCATTTATTAAAGAAATTAGAAACCACGAAATTCAAGTTGAGGTAAAACAGCTTGAGCAAAAAGGTCCTTACGTTATGCAATGTGGTTCATTTAAAACCCACGCCCAAGCCGAATCACTCAAAGCTAAAATTGCATTTGCAGGACTTATATCTGAAATTAAGCAAGAAGGCACTTGGCACAAGGTGCGTTTAGGGCCTTATAAAACCAAACGCCAAGCCGAAAGTGATAAAAACAAGCTTAAACGTGTGAATATAGTCAGCTGCGGAATTTGGAACTGGACTTGA
- the priA gene encoding primosomal protein N', giving the protein MRFVEVAIKVPLPRTFDYKVDEQLSGLVSDLKPGMRVLVPFGNQRKVAVILALKTSTEVPENKIKSILEVIDDAPILSTQHLALLSFTARYYCYPLGETIHIALPSALRQGESPDKTSINMVMLTEKGAKVPSLKAKTQLNLLKQLSQSGKSSLTELKALGFSKKTIDSLIDKELVTQTIEHDNQWQSITPKVGSKPILNKEQAVACTAINQSKGFSSFLLEGVTGSGKTEVYLQCLEEVLKRGEQALVLVPEIGLTPQTVNRFRRRFPDTPIMLWHSALTDNERLQTWRFCEKGSCAIVIGTRSSIFLPFLQLGMIVVDEEHDSSFKQQDTLRYHARDLAAYRAFQHKIPLILGSATPALETLHKAINNKYQLLSLTERAQTATDNQFKLLDMKGQPDQAGIAHASLATMRQHLNRGKQVMVFLNRRGFSPTLICHECGWLSECKRCSTSATFHKAIGQMICHHCGDQYPVPHQCPDCGSTQIFPNGKGTEQIEEFLSTEFPDTPITRIDRDSTRRKGSLEKALDEINLGGARILVGTQMLAKGHHFADVSLVLILDVDSGLYSCDFRATEHLAQLVTQVAGRAGRSGEPGQVLLQTHFPEHPLLQDLVNNGYQDFARFALSERDDADLPPITNMAIVRAQGHSIKQVVDFLTDLVPVNGVSGIQLLGPIPAPLERVAGMYRFQLHIQAQDRRILHQYLAQMVDYLSSSKLAQKVRWSLDVDPIDMI; this is encoded by the coding sequence ATGCGTTTTGTTGAAGTTGCTATAAAAGTCCCGTTACCGCGCACCTTTGATTATAAAGTAGATGAACAGCTCTCAGGCTTGGTTTCGGATCTAAAGCCTGGAATGCGTGTTTTAGTCCCTTTTGGCAACCAACGTAAAGTGGCCGTTATATTAGCTTTAAAAACCAGCACTGAAGTTCCTGAAAATAAAATTAAAAGTATTCTTGAAGTCATTGACGATGCTCCTATTTTATCTACGCAACACTTAGCGCTTCTTAGCTTTACCGCTCGTTATTATTGCTACCCTTTGGGCGAAACGATTCATATAGCCCTGCCTAGTGCACTACGCCAAGGTGAATCACCAGACAAAACAAGCATTAACATGGTAATGCTTACCGAAAAAGGCGCTAAAGTACCGTCATTAAAAGCCAAAACTCAACTCAACTTATTGAAGCAGTTATCACAATCAGGTAAGTCGTCTTTAACTGAACTAAAAGCCTTAGGCTTTAGCAAAAAAACCATCGATAGCCTCATTGATAAAGAACTTGTCACACAAACTATCGAACACGATAACCAATGGCAAAGCATTACCCCCAAAGTGGGTAGCAAACCAATTCTTAATAAAGAGCAAGCGGTTGCCTGTACGGCGATTAATCAAAGCAAAGGCTTTAGCAGCTTTTTATTGGAAGGTGTGACAGGCAGTGGTAAAACTGAAGTATATTTACAGTGCCTTGAAGAGGTATTAAAGCGTGGTGAGCAAGCCCTCGTATTAGTTCCCGAAATAGGTTTAACCCCCCAGACAGTTAATCGCTTTCGTCGCCGCTTTCCTGATACACCCATTATGCTTTGGCATTCAGCCCTGACCGATAACGAAAGACTCCAAACATGGCGATTTTGCGAAAAAGGCAGCTGTGCAATCGTAATAGGCACTCGCTCGAGTATCTTTCTGCCCTTTTTGCAACTCGGTATGATAGTGGTTGATGAAGAACACGACTCTTCATTTAAGCAGCAAGATACCCTTCGCTATCATGCTCGTGATTTAGCCGCATACAGAGCATTTCAGCATAAAATTCCACTCATATTAGGCAGTGCTACGCCCGCGCTTGAAACACTTCACAAAGCGATTAATAATAAATATCAGCTATTGAGCCTAACTGAGCGTGCACAAACCGCGACCGACAACCAATTCAAATTACTCGACATGAAAGGCCAGCCCGATCAAGCTGGTATAGCCCATGCAAGCCTTGCCACTATGCGTCAGCATTTAAATCGTGGTAAACAGGTGATGGTATTTTTAAATCGCCGAGGCTTTTCGCCCACGCTTATTTGTCATGAATGCGGCTGGCTAAGCGAGTGTAAACGCTGTAGCACTAGCGCAACGTTTCACAAAGCGATTGGTCAAATGATTTGCCACCATTGTGGCGATCAATACCCGGTGCCTCATCAATGTCCTGATTGTGGCAGTACGCAAATATTCCCCAACGGCAAAGGTACAGAGCAAATAGAAGAGTTTTTATCAACTGAGTTCCCTGATACGCCGATCACGCGCATTGATCGCGATTCAACTCGTCGTAAAGGGAGTCTTGAAAAAGCACTTGATGAAATTAACTTAGGGGGAGCACGTATTTTAGTTGGCACACAAATGCTTGCCAAAGGTCATCACTTTGCAGATGTCAGCTTGGTGCTTATTTTAGATGTAGATAGCGGTTTATACTCCTGTGACTTTAGAGCAACCGAACATTTAGCTCAGCTTGTTACACAAGTAGCAGGACGTGCTGGGCGCTCTGGAGAACCTGGCCAAGTACTATTGCAGACCCACTTTCCTGAGCATCCACTTTTACAAGACTTGGTTAACAATGGATATCAAGACTTTGCTCGCTTTGCACTGAGTGAACGCGATGATGCCGATCTCCCTCCAATTACAAATATGGCTATTGTTCGTGCTCAAGGACATAGCATTAAGCAAGTCGTCGACTTTTTGACTGATTTGGTTCCAGTCAATGGGGTATCTGGTATACAATTGCTCGGCCCGATACCTGCGCCTCTAGAAAGGGTCGCAGGTATGTATCGTTTTCAGTTACATATTCAAGCGCAAGATCGCCGCATACTGCACCAATATCTTGCGCAAATGGTTGATTATTTAAGCTCAAGCAAACTCGCACAAAAAGTCCGCTGGAGCTTAGACGTAGACCCTATAGACATGATTTAG
- a CDS encoding methyl-accepting chemotaxis protein has translation MNFLQNLTIKRRLQLNAIVVGLAMIVLLCVIIFESRTTLNLNKTIQLAEELNVHSLALRNHEKNFLFYKQEDSLAEFEMNFKQLSIKITKLKQLMTQQGISAAQLERFEQLINSYNNDFNTVTTLQKEIGLTPKDGLYGKLRSAVHEVEVLLKEQENYKLLSSMLQLRRSEKDFMLRFDDKYLGRFNESINTFKQQIASADLLSSYKTQITPLIDTYQNEFKTLVQAQTELGLDLNSGALGVMQESVNKSEKIVTQIVQDTKLQVEKSVEQAQFLAILVFVIAGVIVLALVYFTSRSIIIPIERVYHTINDIRRSNDLTILIEQTGKDEITTMTVDFNSLIGDFKHLVNDVNGALNTLNIATEHLSENTAATSSGMQEQLHEADMVATAATEMQATIQDISHNTEAAAKKAESTNLSAQQGRNEVESTVKQIRELSGSLGDASSVVSQLEKDGETIGSVLDVIRAIAEQTNLLALNAAIEAARAGEYGRGFAVVADEVRSLAKRTQESTSEIEGIISTLQQRTQEVVSIMHKCRSQGDESASQAIKAGDLLGAITEDVQTIMEMSTQIAVAIDEQSQVASEVNKNVVRIRDIAQSASENASSNAQTSEEVSQQSRVLFAAIDKFKV, from the coding sequence ATGAATTTTTTGCAGAATCTTACTATCAAACGTCGCTTGCAATTAAATGCGATTGTTGTTGGCTTAGCAATGATTGTTTTATTATGTGTGATAATTTTTGAATCACGTACCACTTTGAATTTAAATAAAACGATTCAATTGGCGGAAGAGCTTAATGTACATTCATTAGCATTACGTAACCACGAAAAAAACTTCTTGTTTTACAAGCAAGAAGATTCACTGGCTGAGTTTGAAATGAATTTTAAGCAGCTAAGCATTAAAATTACTAAGTTAAAACAATTAATGACTCAGCAGGGGATTTCTGCTGCTCAGCTTGAACGTTTTGAACAACTAATAAACAGCTATAACAACGACTTTAACACGGTTACTACGCTGCAAAAAGAGATTGGGTTGACCCCTAAAGATGGCTTATACGGAAAGCTAAGAAGTGCAGTGCACGAAGTCGAAGTACTATTAAAAGAGCAAGAAAACTACAAGCTTTTATCATCTATGTTACAACTTCGGCGCTCAGAAAAAGATTTTATGCTTAGATTTGATGATAAATATCTAGGCCGCTTTAATGAAAGTATAAATACCTTTAAGCAGCAGATTGCATCGGCTGATTTGTTAAGTAGTTATAAAACACAAATAACCCCGCTAATTGATACCTACCAAAATGAGTTTAAAACACTTGTGCAAGCGCAAACTGAATTAGGGTTAGATCTCAACTCTGGTGCGCTGGGTGTTATGCAAGAGAGCGTAAATAAAAGTGAAAAAATTGTTACTCAAATCGTTCAAGATACCAAGCTACAAGTTGAAAAAAGCGTAGAGCAAGCGCAGTTTTTAGCTATTCTCGTTTTTGTTATTGCAGGTGTTATTGTTTTAGCTTTGGTTTATTTTACTAGTCGCTCAATTATCATTCCTATTGAACGTGTTTATCATACTATAAATGATATTCGCCGCAGCAATGATCTTACTATTTTGATAGAGCAGACTGGCAAAGATGAAATCACCACGATGACAGTCGACTTCAATAGCTTAATCGGTGACTTTAAACACCTAGTTAACGATGTTAATGGGGCTTTGAATACACTTAATATTGCCACAGAGCATTTGTCAGAGAATACAGCAGCAACAAGCTCTGGTATGCAAGAGCAATTGCATGAAGCTGATATGGTGGCAACGGCAGCCACTGAGATGCAAGCAACAATTCAGGATATTTCACATAATACTGAGGCTGCGGCTAAAAAAGCTGAATCAACCAACTTGAGCGCACAGCAAGGGCGTAATGAGGTTGAGTCAACCGTTAAGCAAATTAGAGAGCTGTCTGGCTCACTGGGAGATGCATCGAGCGTTGTTTCTCAATTAGAAAAAGATGGTGAGACTATTGGATCTGTACTCGATGTGATTCGTGCCATTGCAGAACAAACCAACTTATTGGCACTTAACGCAGCGATTGAAGCTGCAAGAGCTGGTGAATATGGACGCGGTTTTGCGGTTGTAGCAGATGAAGTTCGTTCATTAGCAAAACGTACCCAAGAGTCCACAAGTGAGATTGAAGGTATAATAAGTACTTTGCAGCAGCGTACACAAGAAGTCGTCAGTATTATGCATAAGTGCCGCTCACAGGGGGACGAAAGTGCATCGCAGGCAATTAAAGCTGGCGATTTACTTGGAGCAATAACGGAAGATGTACAAACGATAATGGAAATGAGCACACAAATTGCCGTAGCCATTGATGAGCAAAGCCAAGTGGCATCAGAGGTAAATAAAAACGTAGTGCGTATACGCGATATTGCACAAAGCGCATCAGAAAATGCATCTAGCAATGCACAAACAAGTGAAGAAGTATCTCAACAATCTCGTGTGCTATTTGCCGCTATAGATAAGTTTAAGGTGTAA
- the hslV gene encoding ATP-dependent protease subunit HslV: MTTIVSVRRGDKVVIGGDGQVSLGNTVMKGNARKVRRLYNGKVIAGFAGGTADAFTLFERFESKLEMHQGNLTKAAVEMAKDWRSDRALRKLEALLAVADETASLIITGNGDVVQPENDLIAIGSGGNFAQSAATALLENTDLSAREIVEKSLTIAGNICVFTNNFQTIEEL, from the coding sequence ATGACTACTATCGTAAGTGTACGCCGCGGCGACAAAGTTGTAATCGGCGGTGACGGCCAAGTATCTCTTGGTAACACCGTAATGAAAGGCAACGCCCGTAAAGTTAGACGCCTTTATAATGGCAAAGTAATTGCTGGCTTTGCCGGCGGTACTGCTGATGCCTTTACCCTTTTCGAACGCTTTGAAAGTAAATTAGAAATGCACCAAGGCAACCTCACCAAAGCAGCGGTCGAAATGGCTAAGGACTGGCGCAGCGATCGGGCTCTTCGAAAACTCGAAGCATTGCTCGCTGTAGCAGATGAAACTGCATCTCTTATTATTACCGGTAACGGTGATGTGGTGCAGCCAGAGAATGATCTAATCGCCATCGGCAGTGGCGGTAATTTTGCCCAATCTGCAGCAACAGCCTTATTAGAAAATACCGACTTAAGCGCTCGTGAAATCGTCGAAAAAAGCTTAACTATTGCAGGCAATATCTGCGTATTCACTAATAATTTCCAAACCATCGAAGAATTATAA
- the rpmE gene encoding 50S ribosomal protein L31: MKEGIHPKYEVISATCSCGNEFETSSTLCKNIHLDVCSACHPFYTGKQKVLDTGGRVDRFNKRFGALGSKK, from the coding sequence ATGAAAGAAGGTATTCACCCTAAGTACGAAGTAATTTCAGCAACATGTTCATGCGGAAATGAATTCGAAACAAGCTCTACTCTTTGTAAAAACATTCACTTAGACGTATGTTCTGCGTGTCATCCGTTTTACACTGGTAAGCAAAAAGTTTTAGACACTGGCGGACGTGTTGATCGTTTCAACAAGCGTTTCGGTGCACTTGGTAGCAAGAAGTAA
- a CDS encoding phosphatase PAP2 family protein, with protein sequence MDDNNMLKKVAQVDEQLFLTLFNYNSPRWLKVIAFGLSKSGDGGLYLLMCAAVWWLSNNEQHQLLPITILVGFAIERPIYFLAKKSFARVRPCDCLVTNAYIVPSDKFSLPSGHSAAAFLVAIILSNFFPEYVWLLFGWASSVAISRVVLGVHFPADIILGAIIGSSCGLFALVLVVPV encoded by the coding sequence ATGGATGATAATAATATGCTTAAAAAGGTAGCTCAGGTGGATGAGCAATTATTTTTAACTCTGTTTAATTACAACTCACCTAGATGGCTTAAAGTAATAGCATTTGGGTTGTCTAAAAGCGGCGATGGTGGTTTGTACTTGCTTATGTGCGCAGCTGTTTGGTGGCTTAGCAATAACGAGCAGCACCAATTACTACCCATTACAATTTTGGTTGGCTTTGCCATAGAAAGACCCATCTATTTTTTAGCGAAAAAGAGCTTTGCCCGGGTGAGACCTTGTGATTGCTTAGTTACGAATGCGTACATAGTACCCAGTGATAAATTTAGTTTACCGTCAGGGCACAGTGCCGCCGCATTTCTTGTTGCTATTATATTGAGCAATTTTTTCCCTGAGTATGTGTGGTTGTTATTTGGCTGGGCTTCTAGTGTGGCAATTTCTCGTGTGGTCTTAGGTGTACACTTTCCTGCAGATATTATTCTCGGTGCAATTATTGGCAGTTCTTGTGGCTTATTTGCATTAGTCTTGGTGGTTCCTGTATGA
- the rraA gene encoding ribonuclease E activity regulator RraA, whose protein sequence is MDYSTSDLCDHFADVVDVLEPMFINFGGRHSFGGRIKTVKCFENNELIRELLSQDGTGLVLLIDGGGSTRRALIDIELAELALENNWNGIIVYGAVRHVDELEELDLGIQAIASIPVAADSEGAGEDAIGVNFAGVSFFDDDFIYADSTGIVLSAEELELEVVEI, encoded by the coding sequence ATGGATTACAGCACTTCTGACTTATGTGACCACTTTGCTGATGTGGTTGACGTGCTAGAGCCTATGTTCATCAACTTTGGTGGTCGACACAGCTTTGGTGGCCGCATTAAAACGGTCAAATGTTTTGAAAATAATGAACTGATCCGCGAATTGCTTTCTCAAGATGGTACAGGCTTAGTGCTGCTTATTGATGGCGGTGGCTCAACTCGTCGTGCACTTATTGATATTGAACTGGCCGAGTTAGCACTTGAAAATAACTGGAATGGCATTATTGTTTACGGCGCAGTGCGCCACGTAGACGAGCTTGAAGAGCTTGATTTAGGCATTCAAGCCATTGCTTCTATTCCTGTTGCAGCCGACAGTGAGGGTGCAGGCGAAGACGCTATAGGTGTTAACTTTGCTGGCGTATCCTTTTTTGATGACGACTTTATTTATGCCGACAGCACAGGCATCGTTCTATCTGCTGAGGAACTAGAATTGGAAGTCGTAGAAATATAA
- a CDS encoding MJ1255/VC2487 family glycosyltransferase has protein sequence MKILYGIQGTGNGHITRARVMASCFKQHGIDVNYIFSGRATKDYFDMQEFGHYKSFRGLSFNTKNGQIKSLQTVKNARICELVSDIKSLDIKQYDFILNDFEPITAWAAKRAGVPVVGISHQAAFLSDSVPMFSRGILRKSLIKYYAPANTYLGVHWQPFADNIIPPFIANHQHGNPVAVMNKVLVYLPFENLNSIIDYLKDFPEKEFYCYHPHASNQSMGHIHLRAPSRVSFLNDLANTSGVIGNAGFELASEALKLGKKLLLKPLDGQFEQGANAQTLLSMRMAHVMNYLNPQALDDWNSAPQNKRINYPSDPTPLINWLVNKQWCNTQSLHKGLWGSVNVS, from the coding sequence ATGAAAATACTGTATGGCATTCAAGGCACTGGTAATGGTCACATAACGCGAGCTCGTGTTATGGCGAGCTGTTTTAAACAACATGGAATTGATGTTAATTATATTTTTTCAGGGCGTGCTACTAAAGACTATTTTGATATGCAGGAATTTGGACATTATAAGAGTTTTCGAGGGTTATCTTTTAACACTAAAAATGGTCAAATAAAAAGCTTACAAACAGTTAAAAATGCGCGGATTTGTGAGTTGGTTTCAGATATAAAGTCACTCGATATAAAACAGTATGATTTTATACTTAACGACTTTGAACCAATTACGGCATGGGCTGCAAAACGTGCAGGCGTTCCTGTTGTAGGAATTAGCCACCAAGCGGCGTTTTTATCAGACAGCGTGCCGATGTTCAGCCGAGGTATTTTACGTAAATCTTTAATTAAATATTATGCCCCAGCAAACACTTATCTCGGTGTTCATTGGCAGCCATTTGCAGATAATATTATTCCTCCTTTTATCGCAAACCATCAACATGGTAACCCTGTTGCAGTAATGAATAAGGTATTGGTATATTTACCATTTGAAAATTTAAATAGCATTATCGATTACTTAAAAGATTTCCCCGAAAAAGAGTTTTATTGTTACCACCCTCATGCATCAAATCAGTCAATGGGGCATATTCATTTACGTGCTCCATCGCGTGTTAGTTTTTTAAATGACTTAGCCAATACCAGTGGTGTTATTGGTAATGCAGGGTTTGAGCTGGCAAGTGAGGCGCTTAAGCTAGGTAAAAAGCTACTTTTAAAACCACTTGATGGGCAGTTTGAGCAAGGCGCGAATGCGCAAACGTTGTTATCAATGAGGATGGCGCATGTAATGAATTACTTAAACCCGCAAGCACTAGATGATTGGAATAGTGCCCCACAAAATAAACGAATTAATTATCCTAGTGATCCCACACCGTTAATTAACTGGTTGGTAAATAAGCAATGGTGTAATACGCAATCACTGCATAAAGGGCTTTGGGGAAGTGTAAATGTGTCATAG